In a genomic window of Chrysemys picta bellii isolate R12L10 chromosome 1, ASM1138683v2, whole genome shotgun sequence:
- the LOC101954181 gene encoding uncharacterized protein LOC101954181 isoform X3, translating to MNNFTLMHYLDIHEDPTFIPEVAAEGRKEKPETKNTLEVLKQLMETRSHRANTGFSFKGIQDYLNCYRTGELTPFQVAKNIISSLEDCEKSNPPLRAIVQWDRAQIQKMAEASTTRYRNKCPLSLLDGIPVCLKEEIKVVPYHFRAGTAYLGTEPETEDATVTRKLREAGAIIIGVSNMHELGTGTTGCNPNRFHGTARNPYNPQHFTGGSSSGSAAAVAAGLCPLALGTDGGGSVRIPASFCGVVGLKGTFGLISGHGCLPLSYSTASLGPICTSVTDAAIAYSILAEPDPLYPYGLQQPKPSLSEILNPDIKGLKLGVNWTFFKACDAEILAVCQKAVEHLQALGASVVDVPLPEMEEVRVAHVICILSEMRDFLQPDFNTHFQQMNLETRFNLALASQFTALDYIKANRQRTRSMSFLREIFANVNCILTPATACTAPRIQDSDLLTGNNDILTTLQSMRYMQLGNFTGIPGLVVPVGYTATGLPISFQVMAKWWDEAVLFRVGLKLEEFRDTTRKPAIYYDILA from the exons GTCTCATCGTGCCAACACTGGGTTCAGTTTCAAAGGGATCCAGGACTATCTGAACTGCTACCG GACTGGGGAGTTGACACCCTTCCAGGTTGCTAAGAATATTATCTCCTCGCTGGAGGACTGTGAGaaatccaacccccctctccgaGCAATCGTGCAATGGGACCGGGCGCAGATACAGAAG ATGGCTGAAGCCTCCACTACTCGTTACAGGAATAAATGCCCCCTTTCTCTTCTGGATGGAATCCCAGTCTGCTTGAAAGAAGAGATTAAAGTT GTGCCTTATCACTTCCGAGCGGGAACAGCATACCTTGGGACAGAGCCAGAGACTGAAGATGCTACAGTGACTAGGAAGCTGCGGGAGGCTGGAGCAATCATTATCggggtctcaaacatgcatgAACTAGGGACTGGAACCACTGGCTGTAACCCCAACAG ATTCCATGGCACCGCTAGGAACCCATACAACCCCCAGCATTTCACTGGTGGCAGCTCCAGTGGATCGGCCGCTGCTGTGGCGGCAG GTCTTTGCCCATTGGCTCTTGGCACTGACGGAGGCGGCTCTGTGAGGATTCCTGCTTCTTTCTGTGGCGTCGTGGGGCTGAAAG GTACATTTGGGCTCATCAGTGGTCACGGCTGCCTTCCGCTCTCCTACTCCACCGCCAGCCTTG GCCCCATTTGTACGTCAGTGACAGATGCAGCCATTGCATACAGCATCCTAGCTGAGCCAGATCCACTGTACCCATATG GACTACAGCAGCCAAAACCATCCCTATCTGAAATCCTCAATCCTGACATCAAGGGCTTAAAATTGGGAGTGAACTGGACTTTTTTTAAG GCTTGTGATGCAGAAATTTTGGCAGTCTGCCAAAAAG CTGTAGAGCACCTGCAGGCTTTAGGTGCCTCTGTGGTGGACGTGCCCCTGCCGGAGATGGAGGAGGTGCGGGTGGCGCATGTGATCTGCATTCTCAGCGAGATGAGGGATTTCCTGCAGCCTGACTTCAACACCCACTTCCAGCAAATG AATCTGGAGACGCGGTTCAACCTTGCTCTGGCTTCCCAGTTCACAGCTCTGGATTATATTAAG GCAAATCGGCAGAGGACTCGGAGCATGAGCTTTTTGCGAGAGATCTTCGCCAACGTGAACTGTATCCTCACCCCAG CCACCGCTTGCACTGCCCCAAGAATCCAGGACTCTGACCTCTTGACGGGGAACAACGACATTCTAACAACACTTCAGAGCATGAG ATACATGCAGCTTGGAAACTTCACAGGCATCCCGGGTCTGGTAGTGCCAGTCGGGTACACTGCCACTGGGCTTCCCATCAGCTTTCAG GTCATGGCAAAGTGGTGGGACGAGGCGGTTCTTTTCCGGGTTGGCCTGAAGCTGGAGGAGTTCCGTGACACGACCAGGAAGCCAGCCATTTATTACGACATCCTCGCATGA